In the Chloroherpetonaceae bacterium genome, one interval contains:
- a CDS encoding bifunctional (p)ppGpp synthetase/guanosine-3',5'-bis(diphosphate) 3'-pyrophosphohydrolase: MIVQIEEEHYLKLNELLELCRAKLHRYDETLIRKAFFMCYRAHSSVKRASGEPYFYHPVEVAKIMLEEIPLDDVSVAAALLHDVVEDTEYTIDDIRDEFGDEVATIVEGLTKISDVFANREIKEAESFRKMLLSMIHDIRVILIKFCDRLHNMRTLDALPPHRQVKIATETRDIYAPFAHRFGLGKIKIELENLAFKYLDREAYDDLVEALKLTRAERMAYLETVMQPIEKELRQRGFDFEIVGRPKHLYSIYTKMRTQNKSLSEIYDLYGIRIILNSDNPSDCFSVYGYITQIFQPVPERFKDYISVPKHNGYQSLHTTIIGPKGRMVEVQIRTRKMHEFAENGVAAHWRYKEKVSTKDEAIDSLIRWARELIENADSASAFMEGFRMNLYQDEIYVFTPKGDMKVLPRNATPVDFAFEIHTEIGMRCIGAKVNGKIVALNTKLKSGDQVEIITSKHQTPKADWEKFVVTHKAKLKIRQFLNEERRTQIEEGRTIWAKLIEKTKKAISESELVRLARHYGLPTVADFFRAIAAKEINPEKALHELSQPEQKPEKQVIRYTDFLKDARQTHALVADRSNEPVVIEGMNGIAFGYAKCCNPVPGDEIIGIVTAGGIVKIHRRNCRNVNNEQILKSGKLVSVSWKASPTNEFLAGLRIFGEDKMGMTNEITQAILKTETNIRSIALNAKDGIFEGTVVVYVKDIAHLSRLVERIKRIDGVFTVERFSNA, translated from the coding sequence ATGATTGTTCAAATAGAAGAAGAGCACTACCTCAAGCTCAATGAACTTTTGGAACTCTGCAGAGCCAAACTGCACCGCTACGACGAGACGCTGATTCGCAAGGCGTTCTTTATGTGTTACCGTGCGCATAGCTCTGTAAAGCGTGCCTCTGGTGAGCCTTACTTTTATCACCCCGTTGAGGTTGCCAAAATTATGCTGGAAGAAATTCCGCTTGACGATGTCTCTGTAGCGGCAGCGTTGTTACACGATGTCGTAGAGGACACGGAATACACGATTGATGACATTCGTGATGAATTTGGCGATGAAGTGGCGACGATTGTGGAGGGGCTGACAAAAATTTCCGATGTTTTTGCGAATCGTGAAATCAAGGAAGCAGAGAGCTTTCGCAAGATGCTGCTTTCGATGATTCACGACATTCGTGTCATTCTCATCAAGTTTTGCGACCGCCTACACAATATGCGCACCTTAGATGCGCTCCCCCCGCATCGCCAAGTGAAAATTGCCACCGAGACGCGCGACATCTATGCGCCTTTTGCACACCGCTTTGGCTTAGGCAAAATCAAAATCGAGCTTGAAAACCTTGCCTTCAAGTATCTCGACCGAGAAGCATATGATGACTTGGTGGAAGCCTTGAAGCTCACTCGCGCAGAGCGCATGGCATACCTCGAGACCGTGATGCAGCCGATTGAAAAAGAACTGCGTCAGCGCGGCTTTGACTTTGAGATTGTCGGTCGACCGAAGCACCTTTACTCCATCTACACCAAGATGCGCACGCAAAATAAGTCGCTTTCTGAAATCTATGACCTCTACGGCATTCGCATCATTCTCAATTCAGACAATCCATCGGATTGCTTTAGCGTCTACGGCTACATTACCCAGATTTTCCAGCCTGTACCTGAGCGCTTTAAGGACTATATCTCTGTGCCGAAGCATAATGGCTACCAGTCGCTACACACAACGATAATTGGTCCGAAAGGCAGAATGGTGGAAGTGCAGATTCGCACGCGCAAAATGCATGAGTTTGCTGAAAACGGTGTAGCGGCACACTGGCGATACAAGGAAAAGGTCAGCACCAAAGATGAGGCAATTGACTCGCTGATTCGCTGGGCGCGTGAGTTAATTGAGAATGCTGACTCTGCCTCCGCTTTTATGGAAGGCTTCCGAATGAATCTTTATCAAGATGAGATTTATGTCTTCACGCCCAAAGGTGATATGAAAGTTTTACCGCGCAACGCTACGCCTGTTGATTTTGCCTTTGAGATTCATACGGAAATTGGTATGCGCTGCATCGGCGCAAAGGTAAATGGTAAAATCGTTGCGCTCAACACCAAACTTAAATCTGGTGACCAAGTTGAAATCATCACTTCCAAACATCAGACTCCTAAAGCTGACTGGGAAAAATTCGTTGTTACGCACAAAGCCAAGCTCAAAATTCGCCAGTTTCTCAATGAAGAGCGCCGCACACAAATTGAAGAAGGACGCACCATTTGGGCAAAACTCATTGAGAAAACCAAGAAAGCTATCAGTGAAAGCGAACTGGTTAGGCTTGCTCGGCACTATGGGTTGCCCACTGTAGCGGACTTTTTCCGTGCAATTGCTGCCAAAGAAATTAACCCCGAGAAAGCTCTGCACGAGCTTTCACAGCCCGAGCAGAAGCCAGAAAAGCAGGTTATTCGCTACACGGACTTTCTCAAAGATGCGCGCCAAACCCATGCGCTGGTTGCAGACCGGTCTAATGAGCCAGTGGTCATTGAAGGAATGAACGGTATTGCCTTTGGGTATGCAAAGTGCTGCAATCCCGTGCCCGGCGATGAAATTATCGGTATTGTAACCGCTGGGGGTATCGTCAAGATTCATCGTCGCAATTGCCGCAATGTCAACAATGAGCAAATTCTAAAAAGCGGTAAGCTGGTTTCCGTCAGTTGGAAAGCCAGTCCCACAAATGAATTCTTGGCAGGGCTGCGCATCTTCGGCGAAGACAAGATGGGAATGACTAACGAAATCACACAAGCAATTCTTAAGACGGAGACCAACATTCGCAGTATTGCACTTAATGCTAAGGACGGGATATTCGAGGGCACAGTGGTTGTCTATGTCAAAGATATTGCGCATCTCAGTCGCTTAGTGGAACGCATCAAGCGCATTGATGGTGTCTTTACTGTAGAGCGATTCTCAAATGCGTAA
- a CDS encoding insulinase family protein has translation MHKAKLVSSSPLQALPSTAEMTTLPNGLTVITETVKTVRSVSVGLWVGTGSRDESAELNGISHFIEHMVFKGTKKRDYIEISKSLERVGGYLNAYTSKEQTCFYARVLDEYVRVAVDVLADLVFNPTFPDEELEKEKDVIIEEIKSIEDTPDELISDEFDELFYPNHPLGLPIAGTPKTVRAFTRAAVQEYLSEAYTTNKMLLVAAGNVSHKAMLALAEKYIPKRRQGNGRLRQAYLHETYRPFVKEKVKPISQAHIMLGFPMARNDETYYAAHLLNMVLGGGMSSRLNLELREKQGLAYTVFSSLHHYDETNMLSIYMGTDYEKVSQSIQSIRRELDKLTEKTVPAKELELAKAQLKGGVIMAQESMSSRISHIARDMYYFGRILSSDEIIERIDAVMPKDLRAVAETVFDERLGSMLTYLPKKRK, from the coding sequence ATGCATAAGGCAAAGTTGGTTTCATCATCGCCGTTGCAAGCACTGCCCTCAACGGCAGAGATGACCACGCTTCCAAATGGTTTAACCGTGATTACGGAGACAGTGAAGACCGTCCGAAGCGTCTCCGTTGGGCTATGGGTCGGCACTGGCTCACGTGACGAATCCGCAGAGCTGAATGGCATCTCGCACTTCATTGAGCACATGGTGTTCAAAGGCACAAAGAAGCGAGACTACATTGAAATCTCAAAGAGCTTAGAACGCGTGGGCGGCTACCTAAACGCTTATACCAGCAAGGAGCAAACCTGCTTTTATGCACGCGTCTTGGATGAATATGTGCGTGTCGCTGTAGATGTGCTGGCTGACTTGGTCTTTAACCCCACTTTCCCAGACGAAGAGCTTGAAAAAGAAAAAGACGTCATCATTGAAGAAATCAAAAGCATTGAGGATACGCCTGATGAACTAATTAGCGATGAATTTGATGAGCTGTTTTACCCCAACCACCCACTTGGCTTACCAATTGCAGGCACGCCAAAGACGGTGCGGGCTTTTACACGCGCTGCAGTTCAGGAATACCTGAGCGAAGCCTACACAACCAACAAGATGTTGCTGGTAGCGGCAGGCAATGTATCACACAAGGCCATGCTGGCGCTGGCAGAGAAGTATATTCCAAAGCGTCGACAGGGCAATGGGCGACTGCGTCAAGCCTACTTGCACGAGACATACCGACCCTTCGTGAAAGAGAAAGTAAAGCCAATCTCGCAGGCACACATTATGCTGGGTTTCCCAATGGCGCGAAACGACGAGACCTACTATGCAGCGCATTTGCTCAATATGGTCTTAGGCGGCGGAATGAGCTCGAGGCTGAATTTGGAGCTACGTGAAAAACAAGGCTTGGCTTACACCGTCTTTTCGTCGCTGCATCACTATGATGAGACCAATATGCTGAGCATCTACATGGGCACGGATTATGAGAAGGTGTCGCAGTCTATACAATCCATTCGCAGGGAGTTAGATAAGCTGACAGAGAAAACCGTGCCAGCAAAAGAATTAGAACTGGCCAAAGCACAACTGAAAGGCGGGGTGATTATGGCGCAAGAGAGTATGTCGAGCCGCATCTCGCATATTGCACGCGATATGTATTACTTTGGTCGAATTCTTTCCAGCGACGAAATCATTGAGCGAATTGATGCAGTAATGCCAAAAGACTTGCGCGCGGTGGCAGAAACAGTGTTTGATGAAAGACTCGGCTCTATGCTAACCTACTTACCGAAGAAGCGAAAGTGA
- the hscB gene encoding Fe-S protein assembly co-chaperone HscB: protein MTQKKNYFELFGLPETLNLDVKELQKRFYALSRAVHPDFHQTATEAQKTLSLDASSELNQAFLTLKDREKRLHYVINTYLGELSDAEKKQTPSELLMQLMEIREKLEDFKHRKDDATRIDLQREVQALRNEQQRIDEAINNLMTQFDQATTEETKRQVLAQIRKWLLKKNYLRSLASSIESELNPSEV, encoded by the coding sequence ATGACGCAAAAGAAAAATTACTTTGAGCTTTTTGGCTTGCCTGAAACCCTTAACCTTGATGTCAAGGAATTGCAGAAACGCTTCTATGCCCTTTCTCGTGCTGTGCACCCCGACTTTCACCAGACGGCTACAGAGGCACAAAAAACGCTGAGCTTAGACGCATCGTCTGAACTTAACCAAGCATTTTTGACCCTCAAAGACCGCGAAAAGCGCCTGCACTATGTGATTAACACCTACTTAGGTGAGCTAAGCGATGCTGAAAAAAAACAAACGCCCTCCGAGTTACTTATGCAACTTATGGAAATCCGCGAGAAACTTGAGGACTTCAAGCACCGAAAGGATGATGCTACACGCATCGACTTACAGCGTGAGGTTCAAGCACTTCGCAATGAGCAACAGCGTATTGACGAAGCAATTAATAACCTTATGACGCAATTCGACCAAGCCACCACAGAAGAGACTAAACGGCAAGTGCTTGCCCAGATTCGCAAATGGTTACTGAAGAAAAACTACCTTCGCTCGCTTGCCAGCTCAATAGAAAGCGAGCTTAATCCATCCGAAGTCTGA